A genomic segment from Aegilops tauschii subsp. strangulata cultivar AL8/78 chromosome 1, Aet v6.0, whole genome shotgun sequence encodes:
- the LOC109765738 gene encoding uncharacterized protein At4g29660 translates to MASRLWRWYADRQFHKWEKTVLWDMLEPYRPPRSFAPLVGTYVAAFYTAVVGAAVTEQLYKEKYWEDHPGEAVPIMPPMFYWGPWRVVNGEVPRFIQTPEEAKPA, encoded by the exons ATGGCGAGCCGGCTGTGGAGGTGGTACGCGGACCGGCAGTTCCATAAGTGGGAGAAGACGGTGCTGTGGGACATGCTGGAGCCCTACCGCCCGCCGCGCTCCTTCGCGCCGCTCGTCGGCACCTACGTCGCCGCCTTCTACACCGCCGTCGTCGGCGCCGCCGTCACCGAGCAGCTCTACAAG GAGAAGTACTGGGAGGACCACCCGGGCGAGGCGGTGCCGATCATGCCGCCCATGTTCTACTGGGGGCCATGGAGGGTGGTGAACGGAGAGGTTCCCCGCTTCATCCAGACGCCCGAGGAAGCTAAGCCGGCATAG